One Helianthus annuus cultivar XRQ/B chromosome 12, HanXRQr2.0-SUNRISE, whole genome shotgun sequence genomic region harbors:
- the LOC110895581 gene encoding allantoate deiminase 2: MSQSSTGKGRQAFEGLAWLPCLLAAVAMASSNPFIISFFLILVLALNSDGLKIDLYPEILREEAVARLYELGKVSDADGYLERTFLSPASVRAGNLIRTWMEDAGLTTWVDGLGNVHGRLQPPNASKKALLIGSHLDTVVDAGMFDGALGIVSAISAIKVLNVTGRLRHLRHPVEVIAFSDEEGVRFQSTFLGSAAIAGVLPVSTLQIPDKSGLTVQNILKENLIETTEENLNLLKYEPDSVLGYVEVHIEQGPVLESIGLPLAVVKGIAGQTRLKVTVRGSQGHAGTVPMSMRQDPMVAAAELIVSLERLCKNPQDFLTNEASDGHCNAFSLKALSGSLVCTVGEISTWPSASNVIPGQVIFTVDIRAIDDIGREAIIYELSNQMHSICDRRSVSCLMERKHDANAVKCDTGLNSQLKSAAYSAVKRMTGEDIGDVPVLMSGAGHDAMAMSHLTKVGMLFVRCRGGISHSPEEHVLEDDVWAAGLAIQAFLETNL; the protein is encoded by the exons ATGAGTCAGTCATCCACGGGCAAAGGCAGGCAGGCGTTTGAGGGACTTGCGTGGCTGCCTTGCTTGCTTGCAGCCGTAGCCATGGCGTCCTCCAATCCATTCATCATCTCATTTTTCCTTATCCTCGTCCTTGCGCTCAACTCTGACG GTTTGAAGATTGATTTGTATCCTGAAATCTTAAGAGAAGAGGCAGTAGCAAGACTTTATGAGCTCGGAAAG GTAAGTGACGCTGATGGCTATCTTGAAAGGACTTTCCTAAGCCCAGCTTCTGTCAGAGCTGGGAATCTAATCCGTACGTGGATGGAGGACGCTGGATTGACTAC GTGGGTGGATGGATTGGGGAATGTTCATGGTCGACTTCAACCACCAAATGCTAGCAAAAAGGCTCTTTTAATTGGTTCCCATCTG GATACTGTTGTTGATGCTGGTATGTTTGATGGTGCACTTGGTATCGTATCTGCTATATCAGCAATTAAAGTGTTGAACGTCACAGGAAGGTTAAGGCATTTAAGGCATCCAGTCGAA GTCATTGCGTTTAGTGATGAAGAAGGAGTTAGATTCCAATCTACGTTTCTAGGAAGTGCAGCTATTGCAGGTGTACTACCTGTTTCAACATTGCAGATACCCGACAAAAG TGGTTTGACAGTGCAAAATATTTTGAAGGAGAACCTGATAGAGACTACAGAAGAAAATCTCAACCTGCTCAAATATGAACCCGACTCTGTTTTGGGCTATGTAGAG GTTCATATTGAACAGGGACCTGTGCTGGAATCAATTGGTCTTCCTCTTGCTGTGGTAAAAGGCATTGCTGGACAGACCCGGTTAAAG GTAACAGTGAGAGGATCACAAGGACATGCCGGCACAGTTCCCATGTCTATGCGCCAAGACCCAATGGTTGCTGCAGCTGAATTAATTGTATCTTTAGAAAGATTATGTAAAAATCCTCAAGATTTTCTAACAAATGAGGCTTCTGATGGCCACTGTAATGCATTTTCTCTTAAAGCACTCTCCGGATCTCTTGTTTGTACTGTTGGTGAGATATCAACTTGGCCCAGTGCAAGTAATGTCATTCCTGGCCAG GTAATATTTACGGTTGATATTCGTGCCATAGATGACATAGGAAGGGAGGCTATAATATATGAATTATCAAATCAAATGCACAGTATATGTGATCGACGATCTGTTTCTTGTTTAATGGAGCGTAAG CATGACGCGAATGCTGTAAAGTGTGATACAGGATTGAATTCACAGCTCAAATCTGCAGCATATTCGGCTGTAAAACGAATGACAGGCGAGGATATTGGCGATGTGCCAGTACTGATGAGTGGTGCAGGACACGATGCAATGGCCATGTCTCATCTGACCAAGGTCGGTATGCTATTTGTTCGATGTCGTGGAGGAATTAGCCATTCTCCTGAAGAACATGTGTTAGAGGATGATGTTTGGGCCGCTGGTTTGGCAATCCAAGCGTTCCTGGaaaccaacttgtag